Proteins encoded in a region of the Shewanella polaris genome:
- the rpoD gene encoding RNA polymerase sigma factor RpoD, which yields MDHTPQSQLKLLLAKGKEQGYLTYAEVNDHLPADMVDSDQIEDIIQMINDMGIRVFEEAPDADDMMMSEDNTDEDAAEEAAAALATVESELGRTTDPVRMYMREMGTVELLTREGEIVIAKRIEEGINTVQSSVSEYPQAIAMILEQFDKYEAEELRLSDIISGFINPDDDDVAPAATNVGSELADKDKNDDDDDDDEEEEEGNKGPDPEEAKEKFTQLREAYEKSLAIIAKKGRDHPEAIGSLFVIGELFKEFRLIPKQFDRLVKSMRSMMDRVRVQERLVIKLCVEQAKMPKKNFIKAFTGNETNLDWFNKEKASSKPYAEALRLITDDVTRCVTKLGAIEVETDLTIAGIKDINRRMSIGEAKARRAKKEMVEANLRLVISIAKKYTNRGLQFLDLIQEGNIGLMKAVDKFEYRRGYKFSTYATWWIRQAITRSIADQARTIRIPVHMIETINKLNRISRQMLQEMGREPSPEELAERMMIPEDKIRKVLKIAKEPISMETPIGDDEDSHLGDFIEDTTLELPLDSATSESLKNATHEVLAGLTAREAKVLRMRFGIDMNTDHTLEEVGKQFDVTRERIRQIEAKALRKLRHPSRSEILKSFLDE from the coding sequence ATGGATCACACTCCGCAGTCGCAACTCAAACTGTTGCTCGCTAAAGGTAAAGAGCAAGGTTACTTAACCTATGCAGAAGTGAACGACCACTTACCTGCAGACATGGTCGATTCCGATCAGATTGAAGATATTATCCAGATGATAAATGACATGGGTATCCGCGTTTTTGAAGAAGCGCCAGATGCCGATGACATGATGATGTCGGAAGACAACACAGACGAAGATGCTGCAGAAGAAGCAGCGGCAGCTCTCGCAACCGTAGAAAGTGAGCTAGGCCGAACCACAGATCCTGTCCGCATGTATATGCGTGAAATGGGCACGGTAGAGCTACTTACTCGCGAAGGCGAAATTGTTATTGCTAAACGTATTGAAGAAGGTATCAACACTGTACAGAGCTCTGTCAGTGAATACCCTCAAGCGATCGCAATGATCTTAGAGCAATTCGATAAGTATGAAGCCGAAGAATTGCGCTTGTCTGATATTATCTCTGGATTTATCAATCCTGACGACGATGACGTCGCACCAGCAGCCACCAATGTCGGTTCAGAATTAGCTGATAAAGACAAAAATGACGATGATGACGATGACGATGAAGAAGAGGAAGAAGGCAACAAAGGGCCTGATCCTGAAGAAGCTAAAGAGAAATTCACTCAACTCAGAGAAGCTTACGAAAAAAGTTTAGCCATTATTGCTAAAAAAGGTCGTGACCACCCTGAGGCGATAGGCTCATTATTTGTTATCGGTGAATTGTTCAAAGAATTCCGCTTAATCCCTAAACAATTCGACCGTTTAGTGAAAAGCATGCGCAGCATGATGGATCGCGTGCGAGTTCAAGAACGTTTAGTTATCAAGCTTTGTGTTGAACAAGCTAAAATGCCAAAGAAAAACTTTATTAAAGCATTCACTGGCAACGAAACTAATTTAGATTGGTTTAACAAAGAAAAAGCAAGTAGCAAGCCTTACGCAGAAGCTTTGCGTTTGATCACCGACGACGTAACACGTTGTGTGACCAAGTTAGGTGCTATTGAAGTAGAAACCGACTTAACCATCGCAGGCATTAAAGACATTAACCGTCGTATGTCTATCGGTGAAGCGAAAGCGCGTCGTGCTAAAAAAGAAATGGTTGAAGCTAACTTACGTTTGGTTATCTCTATTGCTAAAAAATACACCAACCGTGGTTTACAATTCTTGGACTTAATTCAAGAAGGTAACATTGGCTTGATGAAAGCGGTAGATAAGTTCGAATACCGTCGTGGTTATAAGTTTTCAACTTATGCAACGTGGTGGATCCGTCAGGCAATCACCCGTTCAATCGCTGACCAAGCACGTACAATTCGTATTCCAGTACACATGATCGAAACGATCAACAAGTTGAACCGTATTTCTCGTCAAATGCTTCAAGAAATGGGCCGTGAGCCTTCTCCTGAAGAATTAGCAGAACGTATGATGATACCTGAAGATAAAATTCGTAAGGTACTGAAAATTGCTAAAGAGCCAATCTCAATGGAAACCCCAATCGGTGACGATGAAGATTCGCATTTAGGTGATTTTATCGAGGATACTACCCTCGAGCTACCATTAGACTCAGCAACCAGCGAAAGTCTTAAGAACGCCACACACGAAGTCTTAGCAGGCCTAACAGCCCGTGAAGCCAAAGTACTGCGCATGCGTTTTGGTATCGATATGAATACCGACCACACATTAGAAGAAGTGGGTAAACAATTTGATGTAACACGTGAACGTATTCGTCAAATTGAAGCCAAAGCGTTA
- the dnaG gene encoding DNA primase, whose protein sequence is MAIPRDFINELIARVDIVDLIDRKVPLKKAGKNHSACCPFHSEKSPSFTVSRDKQFYHCFGCGAHGNAIDFVMEYDRLEFVDAIEELAGQLGLAVPHEQGTGKRPEQGLSRDLYELMEEANLFYQSQLRQHNDKQKVIDYLDFRGLSSEVVEQFGIGFAPDGWDGLLGRYRQNLPAQDKLLTAGMLIANDSGKRYDRFRDRLMFPIRDRRGRVVGFGGRVLGDGTPKYLNSPETPIFHKGNELYGLYELKQKHRDPQHVLIVEGYMDVVALAQFGVDYAVASLGTSTTAEQFQLLVRSAKQVICCYDGDRAGREAAWRALETALPLLKPGDHVKFMFLPQGEDPDTMVRKIGKEAFEALMQEAMLLPEFLFDTLSANHGTDKGALAKQAIALIEKVQDTVLQNLLLENLAHKLGMNSGEDLKKKLGFSVKQLKPLNAKGLQGRGTPLRLAIALLVQNPSLGFGLAKQPALDRLQMTGIELLNHLLDITREQTLNSAQLLEMHREHNQKSTLIKLAQWEHQVADENVLPEFKQTLIWLNNQYIEQRYQELSLKQALTKVEKMQLTKLISIMKGIAK, encoded by the coding sequence ATGGCGATACCTCGTGATTTTATCAATGAGCTAATAGCTCGAGTAGACATTGTCGATCTAATCGATCGAAAAGTGCCGTTAAAAAAAGCGGGTAAAAACCACTCGGCTTGTTGTCCTTTTCATAGCGAAAAATCACCCTCTTTTACCGTCAGCAGAGATAAACAGTTTTATCACTGTTTTGGTTGCGGTGCCCATGGCAATGCAATTGATTTTGTCATGGAATATGACCGCCTAGAATTTGTTGATGCCATTGAAGAACTTGCGGGTCAACTTGGTCTTGCCGTACCACATGAGCAAGGCACAGGGAAAAGACCTGAACAAGGATTAAGTCGAGATCTATACGAACTGATGGAAGAAGCCAACCTCTTCTATCAAAGCCAACTTAGGCAACATAACGACAAACAAAAAGTCATCGATTACCTTGATTTTCGCGGATTATCAAGTGAAGTTGTTGAGCAGTTCGGCATTGGGTTTGCACCCGATGGTTGGGATGGTTTACTGGGTCGTTACAGGCAAAATTTGCCCGCCCAAGATAAATTATTAACAGCAGGCATGTTAATTGCCAATGATAGCGGTAAACGCTATGACCGATTTCGTGACAGATTAATGTTCCCAATACGCGATCGTCGGGGTCGTGTTGTTGGATTTGGCGGAAGAGTTTTGGGTGACGGCACCCCAAAGTACTTGAATTCTCCAGAAACGCCCATATTTCATAAAGGTAATGAACTTTATGGTTTGTATGAGCTAAAGCAAAAACACCGTGACCCACAACATGTGTTAATTGTTGAAGGGTATATGGATGTCGTCGCACTAGCCCAATTTGGGGTTGATTATGCAGTGGCATCCCTGGGTACATCGACTACTGCTGAACAATTTCAGCTTTTAGTGCGTAGTGCAAAACAAGTTATCTGTTGTTATGACGGAGACCGCGCCGGCCGAGAAGCAGCTTGGCGAGCGCTTGAAACGGCATTACCACTTTTAAAACCAGGTGATCATGTTAAGTTTATGTTTTTACCGCAAGGTGAAGATCCAGACACTATGGTCAGGAAAATTGGTAAAGAGGCTTTTGAAGCCTTAATGCAAGAAGCCATGTTACTACCTGAGTTTTTATTTGACACATTAAGTGCTAACCACGGCACTGATAAAGGGGCATTAGCCAAGCAAGCCATTGCGCTAATTGAAAAGGTACAAGATACCGTCCTACAGAATTTATTGTTAGAAAACTTAGCTCATAAGTTAGGCATGAACAGTGGCGAAGATTTAAAGAAAAAATTAGGTTTTTCTGTAAAACAGCTAAAACCATTAAATGCAAAAGGCTTACAAGGTCGCGGCACGCCATTAAGACTGGCTATTGCCCTCCTAGTCCAAAACCCAAGTTTAGGCTTTGGTTTGGCAAAACAGCCTGCACTAGATCGATTACAAATGACCGGCATAGAATTGCTCAATCATTTGTTAGATATAACTCGAGAGCAAACGTTAAACAGCGCACAACTACTTGAAATGCATAGAGAGCATAACCAAAAAAGCACTCTAATAAAGCTAGCCCAATGGGAACATCAAGTGGCGGATGAAAACGTATTGCCAGAGTTTAAGCAAACCCTGATTTGGTTGAATAATCAATATATCGAACAACGATATCAGGAATTAAGCCTAAAACAGGCTTTAACAAAAGTTGAAAAAATGCAGTTAACAAAGCTGATTTCGATAATGAAAGGCATAGCGAAGTAA
- a CDS encoding GatB/YqeY domain-containing protein — protein sequence MNLTDQLKDQMKEAMRAKEKVRLGTIRMALSAIKQIEVDTRETLTDEQTIAVLTKMVKQRRDSIAQYEAANRPELAAIEAEEVRVIEKFLPTPLTEDEIATIIDATITDVGAASMADMGKVMGALKSKVQGRADMSAIGTMIRAKLK from the coding sequence ATGAACTTAACCGATCAGCTAAAAGACCAAATGAAAGAAGCCATGCGTGCTAAAGAAAAAGTGCGCTTAGGTACAATTCGTATGGCACTTTCTGCCATCAAACAGATTGAAGTGGATACCCGCGAAACTCTTACTGATGAACAGACAATAGCTGTATTAACCAAAATGGTTAAACAACGCCGTGATTCGATTGCTCAATATGAAGCAGCGAATCGTCCGGAGTTGGCAGCTATTGAAGCAGAAGAAGTTCGAGTTATCGAAAAATTTCTGCCGACACCGCTAACAGAAGATGAAATTGCAACGATTATCGATGCAACTATTACTGACGTTGGTGCTGCATCCATGGCGGATATGGGTAAAGTAATGGGAGCATTAAAATCTAAAGTTCAAGGACGTGCTGATATGAGTGCCATTGGTACAATGATCCGCGCTAAATTGAAGTAA
- the rpsU gene encoding 30S ribosomal protein S21: MPIIKVRENEPFDVALRRFKRSCEKAGILADVRAREFYEKPTTARKRAKAAAVKRLAKKLSRENARRVRLY; encoded by the coding sequence ATGCCAATAATTAAAGTACGTGAAAACGAACCATTCGACGTAGCTCTTCGTCGTTTCAAGCGCTCTTGTGAAAAAGCTGGTATTCTAGCTGACGTACGTGCTCGTGAATTTTACGAGAAGCCTACTACTGCCCGTAAGCGTGCAAAAGCAGCTGCAGTTAAGCGTCTAGCAAAGAAGCTTTCTCGCGAAAACGCACGTCGCGTACGTTTATATTAA